Below is a window of Geomonas oryzisoli DNA.
CCAAGTTCTTCACCCCGGAAGAGATCGCCACTATGGACAAGGCCTTCGACGCACAGGAAGGCGATCTGCTCCTGTTCGTGGCCGACAAGCCGAAAGTAGTCAACGACTCCCTCGGCAAGCTCAGGAATCACCTCGCCGCCAAGATGGGGCTCACCGATCCGAACGTGTTCCGTTTCGTCTGGATCACCGACTTCCCGCTGCTCGAGTGGGACGAGGAGGAGAAGCGCTGGGCCGCGGTGCACCACCCGTTCACCGCGCCGATGGACGAGGATCTGCAGTACGTGGAGAGCGACCCCGGCCGCTGCCGCGCCAAGGCCTACGACCTCGTGCTCAACGGTAACGAGATCGGCGGTGGTTCCATCAGGATCCACCAGGAAGAGGTCCAGTCCCTCATGTTCAAGATGCTCGGCCTCTCCGAAGAGAGCGCGCGCGGCAAGTTCGGCTTCCTGCTCGACGCGCTTGAGTACGGCACCCCGCCGCACGGCGGCATCGCCTTCGGCCTGGACCGCCTGATGATGCTCATCACCGGCTCCGACTCCATCCGCGACGTCATCGCCTTCCCCAAAACCCAGAAGGGCGCCTGCCTCATGTCCGAGGCTCCCTCCGGCGTCGACACCCTGCAGTTGCGCGACCTGGGCATCCGTCTCGCCGCGAAGCAGTAAGGCGTCACCTCATTGAGGCTTTTCGCCCGTTTCATACTCCTGCTGTTCATGCTCTCCGCGGCGGCCTGCGCAACGCAGCCGCCGCGTTTTCGCGATGAAGCCGCCGCCAAACTCGACCAGTTGAAGCTCGAAGGAGGGGAGCGGCTGCGTCCGGCCGAGTACGCGAGCGTGCTCCAGGCGTTTCTCAAGGGGGACGCCTACCTGATGGAGAGCGAACAGGAGGAAGCAGACCGCTACTTCCAGATGACGATCCTCAAGGGGGATCTCCTCGCGCAGGAGGTTGCCGCCGAAAAGGCCCGCAGGCTGGCCGAGGCTGCGCGCCTGGCCGAGGAACGCCGGCAGGCCGAACTGGTACGGTTGGCCCGTCTGGAGGAAGAGCGCCTGGCCAAGGCACTGGCCGCCGAGAAGGCCCAGCGCGAAGCAGCCGAGGCGGAGCGGCGCAAGGCGCGTCCGGTGGTAAAGGAGCCTGTGCAGGTTGCCTCCTGGACCGTCCGCCGTGGCGAATCCCTGCCGCTGATCGCTTCGCGCCCCGAGGTCTACGGGGACCGCAACCTCTGGCCCCTGATCTACCGCGCCAACCGGGACCAGATCCGCGACCCCAAGCACATCTGGCCGGGGCAGGTACTGCGCGTTCCCAGGAACGCAGGGCGTGACGACTTCGGCGAGGCCCGGCGCTACGCCCAGGAGCACCCTCTGCACTGATCGACCCCATTTCGTCAGACAGTATTTTTGAACGTCATTTTGTGCAAAAACGGCCGTTTCTTCTTTTCGTCGCCGGTGAGACGGTGGGGCGCTTCGCCGTCGTAGCCGTCGCCGTCCCCGCCGCAGCGGCGGCCGCCTCATCCCTTTTGGTAATAGTTTTGCGCCACTGCGCGTTTTAGCTCGCTTTTTTCCCGCATCCGACCAAGCGTCACCCCTTGCCGACCCGCTCTACTCCTATTTAGAATCCTCGCCGAATTCACCCAGATTTTCCCTTGACAGTGAAAAACGTTTTGTATACTGTATACAAAATTTGAAATCCAAGCATATCCTGCTAACATCCCATAATCCTTTATATATTTCGAGAGTCGCCGCCAAGGCCCCTCATCGGGGGTGGATGGAAGGTTGTTGGCGGGCTCCCTCAGGATAATAAAACACCATGTCGGGCGATGGCAGCGTGGCTTTGCCCACCATTTTGCATTTTATGCTGCGCATAAAACTCAAGGAGAGATCATGACAACACAGACTAAGATCGTTTGGACCAAGATCGACGAGGCCCCCGCACTGGCAACCTACTCCCTGCTCCCCATCGTCAACGCCTTCACCAAGGCAGCCGGCGTCGAGGTCGAGACCAGGGACATCTCCCTGGCAGGCAGGATCATCGCGAACTTCCCGGAGAACCTGACCCCGGAGCAGAGGATCGCCGACGAGCTGGCTTACCTGGGCGAGCTGACCCAGAAGCTGGAAGCCAACATCATCAAGCTCCCGAACGTCTCCGCTTCCATCCCGCAGCTCAAAGCCGCCATCGCCGAACTGCAGAGCCAGGGGTACAACATCCCCAACTACCCGGAAGAGCCCAAGACCGAAGA
It encodes the following:
- a CDS encoding LysM peptidoglycan-binding domain-containing protein, with amino-acid sequence MRLFARFILLLFMLSAAACATQPPRFRDEAAAKLDQLKLEGGERLRPAEYASVLQAFLKGDAYLMESEQEEADRYFQMTILKGDLLAQEVAAEKARRLAEAARLAEERRQAELVRLARLEEERLAKALAAEKAQREAAEAERRKARPVVKEPVQVASWTVRRGESLPLIASRPEVYGDRNLWPLIYRANRDQIRDPKHIWPGQVLRVPRNAGRDDFGEARRYAQEHPLH